ACTAGTCGATTGGATTGACAACCCCCGCCTGCCTGCAGCAGGCACCCCCTTTATTAAGGGGGAATAAGGGCGCCGGCTTTCCCGCGTGTGCGCCCGGGCGGACACATGGGTCCGCCCCTACAAGAAATCGATAAACAGTTCACGATTCGTTTACGGGCAATAACGGGCAACGGCAGGATTATGAGCGTCCGCACTTTGATTGTCGATCAATGGTACCGCCTGGCGTTCTCGGTTCTGGTGGCAGGGATCACCGTGGCCGCGGTGGTGCTGGAGTTCCGTATCAATTACGTGGAACGCTCTATCGGGCGCTACCTGACCTGGCACAACGCGGGCCGTCAGGAAGCAGGCCAGATCTGGGAAACTGTCTCGCTGAGCGAGGAAGTTCAGCAGCAGCTCGACGAGCTGGTGGCCGACCGCCGGGCACAGGTCTCGCTCGACGAGCAGGTGGACGATCTGGTGCAGCTGATCCAAATGGCCCGCGAACGCGAACAGGTGCTGCTCTCCCGCGACCGGTTCCTGGAAATCTACAACCGGATGCCATCCTACCAGAGCGCCCTGATTATCGAGCCGCTGCAGCTGCTGGAGCTGATCGGTTCGCTCGAGGGCTGGCAGCGCACGCTGATCGAGTTCGAGGGCGGCGACATGCTGTTTTTCCTGGTTGACGGGACCAACAGCGTGCTCCAGGAGCGGCGACTGGACGCGGACTATGTGACATTCTACATGAGCGGAGCCGGGTCGCGCCCGTTCGGGCGGGACAGGGACGATATCTCAGCCGCCGAACCCTACCCTCCCGATGTGTTCTACGACGCCTGGGCCGGCCTTCCCGGCGAGCAGCGCAGCGGAATCCCGCTGAGCAACGATGAACTTATCGCCTGGCGCTACCGTCTCCTGCGCGTGGGCGTGAACTTGCGCAACCTGGTGGGCGAGCGCACCGAGATCGCGTTCGAGCTCAGCGGCGACCAGGGTCTGACCACCGTGCGCGTACTGGGCCGCAGTCTGGCCGTGCTGCATCTGGTCGACGAGATGAACCGGCGGGCGGGCCGCCCGCCGATTGCGACCGATGATCCGGAGGGGGGCGGGTTCATTTTCACCCTGCCGCTTTGACTGGGAGTCAAGAGCAAGAATACAGGAGCCGGTATTCAGAACTCAGGAGAAAGGCAAAAAGCATAAATGCAGCACACCGTCTTTTTTTTCCTTATCGTTGTCTTTTGTATTTGTTCTGTCTTCTGACTGCTGACTACTAGGGAGTGAAAACGCATCCAGCTTTATGTTACCCGGGCCGCCGTTGAAAGGGAACACATTTGAAAACGCTGTACAAACTGATCAAATCCCTGTTTTACCTGGGCGTAATCACAGCCGTGCTGGGGTTCTGCGCCGGAGTGGCGGTGGCGATCATTGTCGGGCGCGATATCCCGCAGCTCCCCGATGAACTGGAAAAGCTGGTGCTCAACACCCGCACGGAATTTTACTCCAGCACCGGCAAGCTGATCGCGACCATGGGCGAAAAGAACCGGGTGCCGCTCTCCCGGATCAGTCCCCATTTCCGCCACGCTCTGCTGGCCGCCGAGGACTACGATTTCTACAAGCACGCCGGCATCAGCAAAACGGGTATCCTGCGGGCGATCTGGACCAACATCCGCGCCGGGCGCGTGGAGGGCGGGGCCAGCACGCTGACCCAGCAGCTTTCGCGCAATTTCTTCTTCAGTCTGGCCCAGACCAGTTCGCGCAAGATCAAGGAAATCCTGCTCGCTTTCCAGCTTGAATACATGTTCGAGAAAGACGAGATCCTGGAGGCCTACTGCAACAACATGTATTTCGGCAGCGGGGCCTACGGGATCGAGGCCGCCAGCCGGGTCTATTTCGCCAAGCACGCCGACCAGCTCACGGTTGCCGAGGCGGCGCTGATGGTGGCCGTGCTCAACGGACCCTCGCTCTACAACCCCTACGCCCACCCGGGGCGCGCCCGCAACCGTCAGCTGTGGATCCTGGGCAGGATGGAGGCCCTGGGCCTGATCAGCGGCCCCGAACGCCTGGCCGCCGAGCAGGAGGAGCTGCGGCTGAAACACTACACCGAGGCCGAGGCCCGCAGCAACTATTTCCTGGATTATGTCAAAGGTACGATAACCAGGCAGTTCGGCGAACAGTTTCTCTATTACGGCGGACTGAAAATCTACACCACTATCGACCAGCGCATGCAGAGCGCGGCGGTGGCGGCGATGGCCGGCAACCTGCGGCAGCTCGACGGCCTGTTCGGCCTGCCCGACTACGCAGCCCGCAGCGACCGGGCCGCCAACGGCGATTACCCCCAGGGCGCGCTGGTAGCGGTGGAAAGCGGCACCGGAGCGATTCTGGCGATGGTGGGCGGACGAAACTACCAGGACAGCCAGTTCAACCGGGCCGAAAGCTCCAACCGGCTGCCGGGCAGTGCGTTCAAACCGTTCGTCTATTACACCGCCATGCAGGAAACCGGCCTCAGTCCGGCATCGACCCTGGTGGATTCGGCGGTGACCTACGAGCTGCCCAACGGCCAGACCTGGAGCCCGAACAATTTCGAGATGGATTTCGCCGGACGGATTACGATCAAGAAGGCGCTGGAAAAAAGCCGCAACGTGATCGCCGCGCAGTTGATCACCATGGCCGGCCCCGAGCGCGTGGCCGAAACCGCCCGGCGCTTCGGGATCACCAGTCCGATCATGCCCACGCCGTCGCTGGCCCTGGGCACCAGCGGGGTGAGTCCGGTGGAGATGGCCGGGGCGTTCTCGGTGCTCGCCACCGGCGGAGTGTATTACGAGCCCTATGCGATCAAACGGATCGAGGACACCCGGGGCAACGTGCTGCTCGACCCGATCCCCCGCGGCCGCGAGGTGGCCAACCCCCAACTCGTCTACCAGGTGGTGGACATGATGCAGGGCGTGATGGACCGTGGCACGGGAGCGGTAATCCGCAGGATGGGGTTCACCCGCCCTGCCGCGGGCAAAACCGGCACCACCAGCAATTACCGCGACAGCTGGTTCGTGGGGTTTACCCCCGGGATCAGCACCGCCTGCTGGGTCGGGTTCGACGATAACCGGGAGATGCGTTACGACGACAACGGCTACATGCGCGGGCTGACCGGGTCGCGCGGGGCCGCTCCGATGTGGGGGATGTTCATGCTGAAGGCCACCGAGGGCGCCGCCGGCCTTGATTTCTCCGTACCGCCCGGGATCGACTTCCTGGAAGTGGACGCGTTTTCCGGCCTGCCGCCCTCGCCCTCCACGCCGCCCGGCGAATTGATCCGGGCGGCCCTGCTGCCGGCCCAGGTGGACGCGGTATTGCAGAAAGCGGGACGCACCGGGGACAACTCTCCCCAGCCCCAGTTCGATCCGCTCGATTTCTGAGCGTTAACAGACAAGGAGACTGCCAGATGAAACATACAGACTACCGCGACGTACCGCTGGAAAAGTTCGCCGGCGAGGGCGCCCGGGGCGCGGGTATCCGCTGGATAATAGGCGAGCGCGACGGGGCGGAGAATTTCGCCATGCGGATGATCGAGATCGAGCCCGGCGGCCACTCGCCGTGCCACAGCCATCCAGGAGAACACGAGATTTTTGTCTGGCGCGGCAAGGGAGAACTGACCATGGACGGCGAAAGTTATCCGCTGGATCCGGGCAAGGCGGCGTTCGTTCCCGACCGAATCGAGCACCAGTTCCGGAATCTCGGCGATGATACACTCGAATTTATCTGCGTGATACCGTTGAACAAATGACCCACTTCCTAAAATACGTCTCCGCCAGGGTTTTCTTCGGCACGTTCGTATCGCTGTTCGCGGTGTTCCGGGTACTGAGCTGGTACCACGAGGGAATCGGCGGCGGAGATACCGACTGGCCGCTGATGGTCGTGACCTGGCTGGCTGTGCTGGCGGTAGTCAGCGCGCTGATGAGCCTGTGGGGACGCTGGCGGATCGGGCAGATGCTGAACGCCGAGCTGGACGACATTCGCCGCGAGTACCACCCCCGGCTGCTGATCCGCGCTTACCGCCGCCTGTTGAGCTACCTGGAAAGCTGCTGGTTTTTCAACACCACGCGCGCCAAGCTCTCGCGGCGGGTCGCCGCCCGGTTCGGCGATATCCTGCTGGGGATGCGGATCGAGGACGAACAGGCGCTGTCGATTTACGAGGACGTGCTGGCCGCCGATCCCGGGCGCGAGCGTTACTCCGAGTTTTTGATCTCCGCTTACAGCCGCAAGGCCCGTCTGGAGGAGAAGAGTTTCAACTGCCTTCGCCGCCGCTTCCACGAGCGTCCCGACGACCGGCTGGTGGGTATCCTGGCCCGTGAATACACCCTGCGCCGCAAGCTCAATTTCGAGAGCGAACGGGTGCTGCTGACCGCACTCAAGCTCTACCCGCGGCACAAGGCCAAGGTCATCCGCTTCGCGGTCCCCCGGCTGATCTCGTTCGGCCGCACCGATGACAACGCGGCCCGGTTCTATCTCGCCGCCGCCGAGATCGGCTATGACACCGAGGTGGCAGGGATGCTGCGCAAGCTCGAGCGGATCTACCGGTCGAAGGAACGCGACGACGCGCTGGCCAACCGGCTGTTTAAAACAATCGAGGAGAAACAGATCCCGAGCGCGGATGACCTCCCCGACAAACTTGGCAGCCGTCCCGGCGACTGGGGCGAACAGGAAGACGTCGACTCGTTCCGCCTGGAGGGCATGGACGACGGTGACGAGAGTCTGGCGCGCCAGGGGATGGAGGAGGCCGGACTTACGCGGGATATCTCGCTCGACAGCCGGTTCCACAACTGGCTCCAGCGGCTGGTGGCCGGCGGCCGCGCTCCGGTTGGCCGCAGTATGCGGTACCTGCGGATTGTTATGATCGTGTCGGTGGTTGCTGCAGCGGCCTATTTCTCCCGTCCGCTGTGGCAGCGGACCGTCGCCGCGTTCGGCGAAAAAGAGGATGCC
This window of the Candidatus Glassbacteria bacterium genome carries:
- a CDS encoding PBP1A family penicillin-binding protein, which codes for MKTLYKLIKSLFYLGVITAVLGFCAGVAVAIIVGRDIPQLPDELEKLVLNTRTEFYSSTGKLIATMGEKNRVPLSRISPHFRHALLAAEDYDFYKHAGISKTGILRAIWTNIRAGRVEGGASTLTQQLSRNFFFSLAQTSSRKIKEILLAFQLEYMFEKDEILEAYCNNMYFGSGAYGIEAASRVYFAKHADQLTVAEAALMVAVLNGPSLYNPYAHPGRARNRQLWILGRMEALGLISGPERLAAEQEELRLKHYTEAEARSNYFLDYVKGTITRQFGEQFLYYGGLKIYTTIDQRMQSAAVAAMAGNLRQLDGLFGLPDYAARSDRAANGDYPQGALVAVESGTGAILAMVGGRNYQDSQFNRAESSNRLPGSAFKPFVYYTAMQETGLSPASTLVDSAVTYELPNGQTWSPNNFEMDFAGRITIKKALEKSRNVIAAQLITMAGPERVAETARRFGITSPIMPTPSLALGTSGVSPVEMAGAFSVLATGGVYYEPYAIKRIEDTRGNVLLDPIPRGREVANPQLVYQVVDMMQGVMDRGTGAVIRRMGFTRPAAGKTGTTSNYRDSWFVGFTPGISTACWVGFDDNREMRYDDNGYMRGLTGSRGAAPMWGMFMLKATEGAAGLDFSVPPGIDFLEVDAFSGLPPSPSTPPGELIRAALLPAQVDAVLQKAGRTGDNSPQPQFDPLDF
- a CDS encoding cupin domain-containing protein, which translates into the protein MKHTDYRDVPLEKFAGEGARGAGIRWIIGERDGAENFAMRMIEIEPGGHSPCHSHPGEHEIFVWRGKGELTMDGESYPLDPGKAAFVPDRIEHQFRNLGDDTLEFICVIPLNK
- a CDS encoding SPOR domain-containing protein; the encoded protein is MTHFLKYVSARVFFGTFVSLFAVFRVLSWYHEGIGGGDTDWPLMVVTWLAVLAVVSALMSLWGRWRIGQMLNAELDDIRREYHPRLLIRAYRRLLSYLESCWFFNTTRAKLSRRVAARFGDILLGMRIEDEQALSIYEDVLAADPGRERYSEFLISAYSRKARLEEKSFNCLRRRFHERPDDRLVGILAREYTLRRKLNFESERVLLTALKLYPRHKAKVIRFAVPRLISFGRTDDNAARFYLAAAEIGYDTEVAGMLRKLERIYRSKERDDALANRLFKTIEEKQIPSADDLPDKLGSRPGDWGEQEDVDSFRLEGMDDGDESLARQGMEEAGLTRDISLDSRFHNWLQRLVAGGRAPVGRSMRYLRIVMIVSVVAAAAYFSRPLWQRTVAAFGEKEDAKTESVSEDSGPAEGERREGNFSIQVAALGDSSRAAELAGRLTGRGIPARVSPSMAGSRRLYRVRLGAYATQQAAEREAAGLLAEGVIDEWQVVEEQR